One genomic segment of Methanolinea mesophila includes these proteins:
- a CDS encoding COG1361 S-layer family protein, giving the protein MKHTGFRLSRSGISLILIVLCCAGIVVFPATGGERFISGSPDLSATIRGANEFYPATEVNVPVNIQNSGLIQYVISQPNLLTPADLPNTAKLMTVQLFAGGAPLTVLSDPQMVGDLMGGDTLLVNFKVRTNPDAPAGTYILPMAVQYTYLAHADQYGQDTLQYFYETRNVTLEFPLKIKPEIILQVVSAEPEEVNVGTEGFVHLVLENIGNEDGTEAVVVLSPVGNSPVQPVAGSVYVGDFPMKSDIDLRYKVSVSGSAEPGTYPVNVSVNYKNQDGIFVTSAPAVVGIPVKGKIRFSVVSPPNQVYPGTQDILEVTFENTGSAPVNSAQARIYTQDPFTTLDDVSYLGDMAVGETKVARFEVTVDQKATVKEYALDSEVRYRDALDNDQVSDRIPVPVDVIARTGVMALLYNPYFIVLLAVVIIVLAVLIRRMRKQRKG; this is encoded by the coding sequence ATGAAACACACGGGATTCCGGTTATCGAGGTCCGGAATATCCCTCATTCTGATTGTCCTCTGTTGTGCCGGGATCGTAGTGTTCCCGGCGACGGGAGGCGAGCGGTTCATATCCGGAAGTCCCGACCTTTCGGCAACGATCCGCGGGGCGAACGAGTTTTATCCGGCCACCGAGGTCAATGTACCGGTCAATATCCAGAACAGCGGGCTGATCCAGTACGTGATCAGCCAGCCGAACCTGCTCACCCCTGCGGACCTTCCGAACACCGCCAAGCTCATGACGGTGCAGCTCTTCGCCGGCGGTGCACCCCTTACCGTCCTCTCCGACCCCCAGATGGTGGGCGACCTTATGGGCGGGGACACCCTCCTGGTCAATTTCAAAGTCCGGACAAATCCGGACGCTCCGGCCGGGACCTACATCCTTCCGATGGCCGTACAGTATACTTACCTGGCCCACGCCGACCAGTACGGGCAGGACACGTTGCAGTACTTCTACGAGACCAGGAATGTCACACTGGAGTTCCCGCTGAAGATCAAGCCGGAGATCATTCTCCAGGTCGTCTCGGCCGAGCCGGAGGAGGTGAACGTAGGGACGGAGGGGTTCGTACACCTGGTCCTTGAAAACATCGGGAACGAAGACGGGACGGAGGCGGTGGTAGTGCTCTCGCCGGTAGGAAACAGTCCTGTCCAGCCCGTGGCCGGCAGCGTGTACGTTGGGGATTTCCCCATGAAGTCGGATATCGACCTCCGGTACAAGGTCTCGGTCTCGGGCAGCGCAGAGCCGGGGACTTACCCGGTCAATGTCAGCGTGAATTACAAGAACCAGGACGGGATCTTCGTGACCTCCGCACCTGCCGTGGTCGGAATCCCGGTGAAGGGGAAGATCCGGTTCAGCGTGGTGTCGCCCCCGAACCAGGTGTATCCGGGGACCCAGGATATCCTGGAGGTGACCTTCGAGAACACCGGGTCCGCTCCGGTTAACTCGGCCCAGGCACGGATTTATACGCAGGATCCGTTCACCACCCTCGATGACGTCTCATACCTCGGCGATATGGCCGTCGGGGAGACGAAAGTCGCCAGGTTCGAGGTGACTGTCGACCAGAAAGCCACGGTCAAGGAGTACGCCCTGGATTCCGAGGTCAGGTACCGCGATGCGCTCGACAACGACCAGGTCTCCGACCGTATCCCTGTCCCGGTGGATGTAATCGCCAGGACCGGGGTCATGGCGCTGCTCTATAACCCCTACTTTATCGTCCTCCTCGCAGTGGTGATCATCGTACTCGCGGTTCTTATCCGGAGGATGAGAAAACAGCGAAAAGGGTGA
- a CDS encoding arginine deiminase family protein, producing MTAKIRAEWDPLRKVVIHRPGIEMFFGLLEPYASLYERAFSRFGARREHERLEYILRYEFGVEVLHLKQAILDQADRNSRVRDRLVERAEQSICFGGDTEGAALARKDLERNIPLLDSGHFFNILLLAPGIEIRAGEGTRAIHLNITEREPLSNLYFMRDQQAVTDRGIVLGSMSKPQRRREPELTGLLWEILGLPVVHEVQAPGTFEGGDFIPMGEFALLGTGDRTNEEGVSQVLAHGVGFDEVGVVSRPRHPLISGDRDDPMIDMHLDTYFNVASPGVAVGSETLLRQAEVRVYYREGEGRYTNDPGRTTTLHDYIREKGFEIIDITTLEQMAYASNFLCIREGQILAVEVDRTVPDVIGNLKAKAGRDPGRYGKLLSQVEQDYRYLRNEGQFFPHKKEIYQHDIDAYPFTLENLTGGYGGAHCMTCALKRG from the coding sequence ATGACGGCGAAGATCAGGGCGGAGTGGGATCCGCTTCGAAAAGTAGTTATCCACCGCCCGGGAATCGAGATGTTCTTCGGCCTGCTTGAGCCCTATGCTTCGCTCTACGAGCGGGCGTTCTCCCGTTTCGGAGCCCGCAGGGAGCACGAACGCCTGGAGTACATTCTCCGGTACGAGTTCGGCGTCGAGGTGCTCCACTTAAAGCAGGCCATCCTTGACCAGGCTGACAGGAACAGCCGGGTCCGGGACCGTCTTGTCGAACGTGCGGAACAGTCGATATGTTTCGGAGGCGATACGGAAGGCGCCGCCCTGGCGAGAAAGGACCTGGAGCGGAACATTCCCCTCCTGGACAGCGGGCACTTCTTCAACATCCTCCTTCTAGCCCCGGGTATCGAGATCCGGGCCGGTGAAGGAACGCGGGCCATACACCTCAACATCACCGAGCGGGAGCCCCTCTCCAACCTCTATTTTATGCGGGACCAGCAGGCGGTAACCGACAGGGGTATCGTGCTCGGGTCCATGTCCAAGCCGCAACGTCGGAGGGAGCCCGAGCTCACAGGACTCCTCTGGGAGATTCTCGGGCTGCCGGTGGTGCACGAGGTTCAGGCGCCGGGGACGTTCGAGGGAGGCGATTTCATCCCCATGGGGGAGTTCGCGTTGCTCGGGACAGGGGACCGCACGAACGAAGAGGGAGTTTCACAGGTCCTCGCACATGGTGTCGGTTTCGACGAGGTCGGGGTGGTCAGCCGGCCCCGGCACCCTCTGATCTCCGGGGATCGTGATGATCCCATGATCGACATGCACCTCGATACCTACTTCAACGTGGCATCCCCGGGGGTGGCGGTGGGATCGGAAACCCTGCTCAGGCAGGCCGAAGTGCGGGTTTACTACCGTGAGGGCGAGGGCCGATACACGAACGATCCCGGCAGAACGACGACCCTGCACGATTATATAAGGGAGAAAGGGTTTGAGATCATCGATATCACCACCCTCGAGCAGATGGCGTACGCGTCCAACTTCCTCTGCATCAGGGAGGGGCAGATTCTTGCCGTCGAGGTGGACCGGACCGTCCCCGATGTTATCGGGAACCTGAAAGCAAAGGCCGGACGCGACCCCGGACGGTACGGCAAGCTCCTCTCGCAGGTTGAGCAGGACTACCGTTATCTCAGGAACGAGGGCCAGTTTTTCCCCCACAAAAAAGAGATTTACCAGCACGATATAGACGCGTATCCCTTTACCCTTGAGAATCTCACCGGTGGGTACGGCGGGGCGCATTGTATGACCTGCGCATTGAAACGTGGATAA
- a CDS encoding cupin domain-containing protein — MTEFILKEGSTLPPHSHPHEQTGYLVEGHLTLIVAGEAREVFPGDSWAIPGNVVHLAEVHRDSTAIEIFSPVRTEYLPTEQLSDL; from the coding sequence ATGACCGAGTTTATCCTAAAAGAAGGATCGACACTCCCCCCGCATTCGCACCCCCACGAGCAGACAGGGTACCTCGTCGAAGGGCACCTTACCCTCATCGTCGCGGGCGAGGCGAGGGAGGTGTTTCCCGGCGACAGCTGGGCCATACCGGGGAATGTCGTGCATTTGGCCGAAGTTCACCGGGATTCAACGGCGATCGAGATCTTCTCCCCGGTAAGGACCGAGTATCTCCCCACGGAGCAGTTATCAGATCTTTAA